One window of the bacterium genome contains the following:
- the miaB gene encoding tRNA (N6-isopentenyl adenosine(37)-C2)-methylthiotransferase MiaB, whose amino-acid sequence MHELVTLQHGLSESARKPFPHSDGTGPRVYIQTYGCQMNVSDSQTIESMLADSGYRFCGSAEEADVVLINTCMIRETAEVRALGQLANLSALKKGNPSRVIGILGCVAQAKRREILESHPYVDIVVGPDSYRRLPILLEERFISPPGSPGLLETTLLREELYDDILPRHHGGVTAFVTIIRGCDKFCSFCVVPRTRGRERSRPLPSILREVEHLSSKGVRDVMLLGQNVDSYRWEGHDFADCLAAVADLDGISRVRYMTSHPSDISDKLLETMGGHSKICPYLHLPVQAGSNRILREMNRPYTREHYLGIVTRARRLVPGIALSTDVIVGFPSETDAEFEETYSLMNEVRYDTAFMFKYSERPLTKASRIADDVPDAVKVSRLERLIELQQKIARERNELQLGTTTEVLIEGPAPKDKSMWSGRTPDFRPVVFPKQEEQVGDLVRVRLDSLSGFTFHASRLP is encoded by the coding sequence TTGCACGAACTCGTCACACTTCAGCATGGACTAAGCGAGTCCGCACGCAAACCGTTCCCGCATTCCGATGGAACCGGTCCGCGTGTGTACATACAGACATACGGTTGTCAGATGAATGTCTCCGACTCTCAAACTATTGAGAGCATGCTGGCAGATTCCGGCTATCGTTTCTGCGGTTCAGCAGAAGAAGCGGATGTAGTTCTAATTAATACCTGCATGATCCGCGAAACAGCAGAGGTACGAGCGCTTGGTCAGCTTGCAAATCTCTCTGCACTCAAGAAAGGTAATCCGTCAAGAGTTATCGGAATTCTGGGATGCGTTGCGCAAGCTAAGCGAAGAGAGATACTTGAGTCTCACCCGTACGTCGACATTGTGGTGGGGCCGGACTCGTACCGACGTCTACCAATATTACTTGAAGAACGGTTCATTTCGCCGCCGGGTAGTCCGGGACTGCTGGAAACTACCCTTCTTCGTGAAGAACTTTACGATGATATCCTGCCCCGTCATCACGGTGGTGTTACCGCTTTTGTGACAATTATACGCGGATGTGACAAGTTCTGCAGCTTCTGTGTTGTGCCCAGAACCAGAGGACGGGAGCGCAGCCGTCCGTTGCCGAGCATTCTGCGCGAGGTCGAGCATCTTTCTTCGAAAGGTGTCCGAGATGTCATGCTGCTTGGTCAGAATGTCGACTCATACCGGTGGGAAGGTCACGACTTTGCGGACTGTTTGGCGGCCGTTGCGGATCTTGATGGCATTTCGCGGGTTCGTTATATGACTTCTCACCCAAGTGACATCTCCGACAAGTTACTGGAAACGATGGGCGGGCATTCCAAGATATGCCCTTATCTGCACCTTCCCGTACAGGCCGGCAGCAACAGAATACTGCGGGAAATGAACAGGCCATACACAAGGGAACATTACCTCGGAATAGTCACGCGTGCGCGGCGGCTTGTTCCCGGCATTGCGCTCTCTACAGATGTCATAGTTGGTTTCCCTTCTGAAACTGATGCAGAGTTTGAGGAGACCTATAGCTTGATGAATGAAGTGCGGTACGACACAGCGTTCATGTTCAAGTATTCAGAACGCCCGTTGACCAAGGCGTCGAGAATTGCGGATGATGTGCCGGATGCAGTCAAGGTATCGCGTCTCGAACGTCTGATTGAACTGCAGCAGAAAATCGCCCGGGAGCGTAACGAGCTGCAGTTGGGAACAACAACTGAAGTACTCATAGAAGGACCTGCACCGAAAGACAAGTCAATGTGGTCCGGCAGAACTCCGGACTTTCGGCCCGTGGTCTTCCCGAAGCAGGAAGAGCAGGTCGGAGACTTGGTCAGAGTCCGCCTTGATTCGCTTTCCGGATTTACATTTCATGCTTCTAGACTCCCCTAA
- a CDS encoding MCE family protein: MKQELKVGITVLVSLVILIGGIMWGKGFRLQAKRYEFTVLFKNTGGLEEGANLLANGVIKGHVVSIDFYDGYVRVSATVDEDVIIYSDYVITIESPTVMAGQALSIYTGTSQPRADITVDLQGTDPQGMAAMMNKMQDFTGRIEVTLNHLDSVLIDAHRVLGDSSNQSNLSRTMQSTAELAETSASMLKANREELEASLADLRATMASARELTETLNAKSDGTLASVDSAMTSLTNVANEIRTLVANLNSGTGTAGKLMTDDELYHRLTETLTEVDSLSRHLRINGLRHKIVFF, from the coding sequence ATGAAGCAAGAACTAAAGGTCGGAATAACCGTGTTGGTCTCTCTAGTAATTCTGATTGGAGGAATCATGTGGGGCAAGGGATTCCGACTACAGGCTAAACGCTATGAATTCACTGTCCTGTTTAAAAACACGGGCGGACTCGAAGAGGGTGCTAACCTCCTTGCAAACGGCGTCATAAAGGGACATGTTGTCAGTATCGACTTTTACGACGGATACGTTCGAGTATCGGCAACCGTTGATGAAGATGTCATAATATACTCTGACTATGTGATTACGATTGAGTCTCCGACGGTGATGGCCGGACAAGCTCTGAGCATTTATACAGGCACAAGTCAGCCGCGAGCCGACATTACCGTCGACCTGCAGGGTACCGATCCTCAGGGAATGGCGGCGATGATGAACAAAATGCAGGACTTCACCGGTCGTATCGAAGTAACGCTTAACCATCTTGATTCAGTCTTGATCGACGCGCACAGGGTGCTTGGCGATTCTTCGAATCAGTCAAATCTCTCAAGGACCATGCAAAGCACGGCCGAGCTCGCGGAAACATCAGCCTCTATGTTGAAAGCAAATCGGGAAGAGTTAGAAGCGTCGCTTGCCGATCTTCGGGCAACAATGGCATCCGCCCGTGAATTGACAGAAACTTTGAATGCCAAGTCGGACGGAACGCTTGCTTCGGTGGATAGTGCAATGACATCCCTCACTAATGTGGCGAATGAGATTCGAACCTTAGTAGCGAACTTGAACAGCGGAACTGGGACTGCGGGTAAGCTGATGACAGATGACGAGCTCTATCACCGTCTGACTGAGACGCTTACTGAAGTAGACTCTTTGTCTCGTCACCTCAGGATAAACGGTTTGCGGCACAAGATAGTATTCTTCTAA
- the hisS gene encoding histidine--tRNA ligase, with translation MKRIEPRTFRGTRDFLPSELIPRRKILRVIEEAYQRYGFQPLETPAIEYLDILTGKSEENDKLIYEIKRARGETDESAESAIALRYDLTVPLARVIAQYAELPRPFKRYQIQPVWRADRPQPRQGRYREFVQCDADILGTNSPLADAEILALTNEILSAIGLRGFKIRLSSRKFLAGLSEIVTGDSTHFYDFCRCLDKLDKIGWDGVEEEFRKNSIPADAARSLITDLIKVSGESPDLLEVRSRVAKSNMASQGLSEIEEVYFSACSLGVPKERLHFDPTLARGLDYYTGPIFETTLPELPHLGSLTGGGRYDGLVATFSKQNVSATGTTIGLDRIQTALTQLNQFVQVPSETQVLIARFDDEGVSHNLEVAAELRRAGLRVEIWYDSDRLKRQFSYADQQRIPLVVICGPEERSRGEISIKDMRSQTQVSLSRSTLTASLQVMLEPIEVS, from the coding sequence TTGAAACGAATCGAACCACGCACTTTCCGAGGAACAAGGGACTTTCTGCCATCAGAACTGATTCCACGGCGTAAGATCCTGCGAGTTATCGAGGAGGCATATCAGCGGTACGGATTTCAGCCGTTGGAGACACCAGCCATCGAGTATTTGGATATTTTGACCGGCAAGTCCGAAGAAAACGACAAGCTGATTTATGAAATCAAGCGAGCCCGGGGTGAAACCGACGAGTCTGCCGAAAGTGCCATTGCCCTGCGATACGACCTGACGGTACCATTGGCGCGCGTGATCGCCCAGTATGCGGAATTGCCTAGACCATTCAAACGCTATCAAATTCAGCCGGTATGGCGCGCAGACAGACCACAACCGAGACAAGGAAGATACCGCGAGTTCGTACAATGTGATGCCGACATTCTGGGGACAAACTCACCACTTGCTGATGCGGAAATTCTCGCGCTAACAAATGAAATTCTTTCGGCAATTGGATTGCGCGGGTTCAAGATTCGACTTTCATCAAGGAAATTCTTGGCCGGCTTGTCAGAAATTGTTACAGGTGACAGCACACATTTCTACGATTTCTGCCGATGTCTCGACAAACTCGACAAAATCGGCTGGGACGGGGTCGAAGAAGAGTTTCGCAAAAACAGTATACCTGCAGACGCCGCGCGAAGCCTGATCACAGACTTGATCAAAGTGAGTGGCGAGTCTCCGGACTTACTAGAGGTGCGCAGCCGCGTGGCAAAGAGCAATATGGCAAGTCAAGGGTTATCAGAGATTGAGGAAGTCTATTTTTCTGCTTGCAGTCTTGGTGTGCCAAAGGAGAGATTGCATTTTGACCCGACTTTGGCACGAGGTCTGGATTACTACACCGGTCCCATATTTGAAACCACATTGCCTGAATTGCCGCATCTTGGATCGCTGACTGGCGGAGGCCGGTATGACGGATTGGTGGCAACTTTTTCTAAACAGAATGTTTCTGCGACGGGCACAACAATAGGATTGGACAGGATTCAAACTGCACTCACACAACTTAATCAGTTTGTCCAAGTACCATCAGAAACTCAGGTACTAATTGCGCGCTTTGACGATGAAGGTGTTTCGCACAACCTGGAAGTGGCCGCGGAATTGAGACGCGCTGGGCTTCGAGTTGAGATATGGTATGACAGTGACCGACTAAAGAGGCAGTTTTCCTATGCGGATCAGCAGCGGATTCCACTTGTGGTGATTTGCGGGCCTGAGGAACGTTCACGTGGTGAAATATCGATTAAGGATATGCGATCGCAGACACAGGTAAGTCTGTCGCGGAGTACTTTGACTGCCAGCCTGCAGGTGATGTTGGAGCCGATTGAAGTCTCGTGA
- a CDS encoding sigma-54-dependent Fis family transcriptional regulator: MITAKYRGLEVDEQLQSHIETEIRELISGTDVGSRPNGRRKLEDLDVLGHVFPAGLPDFGCGIDDETSPQVARNDARIIGNSEAIKAAVGRALGLACTNARVLIHGESGTGRGQFARLIHDHSVRRDNAFIEVHCEALDPNFALSDLFGNRFAEAESQAQIGKVEAADGGTLYLSEVTELPASAQAALLRLLDTGEIQPTGCAFARKIDVRVISSTKANLREEVLRGNLKPELFYRLFSTELLIPSLRDRKEDIPEISRCLLKKMKMIYGKKTPAGFAVETEKLLCAYDWPGNVRQLEQVIERTVLECDSEFISVDDIAPTLGSFTNHFCEVPREIAESLAETICGAIGPQSSLFVSHLVRTRGHWFTTSSVAEATGMSESCMRVKLRGLAAAGVLAAEGDRRGRRYRLADELELDFPSKNSDINRLGEPD, from the coding sequence TTGATAACCGCAAAGTACCGTGGACTGGAAGTTGACGAGCAGCTTCAATCTCACATCGAAACTGAAATCCGGGAATTGATTTCCGGAACTGACGTCGGAAGTCGTCCGAACGGCCGTAGGAAGCTGGAAGACTTAGATGTATTGGGACATGTTTTTCCGGCCGGACTACCCGACTTTGGTTGCGGTATTGATGATGAAACATCGCCGCAGGTCGCAAGAAATGACGCAAGGATTATTGGCAATTCTGAGGCAATTAAAGCTGCCGTAGGTCGTGCCTTGGGTCTTGCGTGCACGAATGCAAGAGTACTTATACACGGGGAAAGCGGAACCGGTCGAGGTCAATTTGCCCGGCTTATTCATGATCACTCAGTTCGCCGGGACAACGCGTTTATTGAAGTGCACTGTGAAGCGCTCGACCCGAATTTTGCTCTTTCGGACTTGTTTGGAAACAGGTTTGCCGAGGCGGAATCGCAGGCGCAAATTGGAAAAGTTGAGGCCGCAGATGGCGGAACACTATACTTAAGCGAAGTGACCGAGTTACCGGCAAGTGCACAAGCGGCATTGCTTCGACTCCTCGATACAGGAGAGATTCAGCCAACGGGATGCGCATTCGCAAGAAAGATCGACGTACGAGTGATTTCATCGACAAAGGCGAATTTGCGCGAAGAAGTGTTGCGTGGCAATCTCAAGCCAGAACTTTTTTACCGGCTTTTCTCGACCGAACTCTTGATACCTTCTCTTCGCGACCGGAAGGAGGATATCCCCGAGATCTCGCGATGCCTTCTAAAGAAAATGAAAATGATATATGGAAAGAAGACACCGGCTGGGTTTGCCGTCGAGACCGAAAAACTTCTTTGTGCTTATGATTGGCCCGGAAATGTTCGTCAATTGGAGCAGGTAATCGAACGGACGGTTCTTGAATGCGACTCAGAGTTCATTTCGGTTGACGACATCGCACCTACTTTGGGATCCTTCACGAATCATTTCTGTGAAGTGCCGAGGGAGATTGCCGAATCTCTTGCGGAAACGATTTGCGGCGCAATTGGCCCTCAATCCAGCCTGTTTGTCAGCCATCTCGTTCGCACGCGTGGCCACTGGTTCACGACGTCATCAGTTGCGGAAGCAACGGGAATGTCAGAATCCTGCATGAGGGTAAAGCTTCGAGGGCTGGCCGCCGCGGGTGTTTTGGCTGCAGAAGGCGACAGGCGCGGACGAAGATACCGATTGGCGGATGAGTTGGAGCTTGATTTTCCGTCTAAAAACTCTGATATTAATAGGTTAGGCGAACCGGACTAA
- a CDS encoding SPOR domain-containing protein, whose protein sequence is MYRIIFVLLIASLSVGQTVRKSPVDLLREGRFLEAQRILEESEAPERYHLLLDALREPNAIEACFLYREISARFPGTDCDEFAQERLLQAASMGIDISSLVLESTPVAEPGQWTSDEQSTYEMERPLIASVTRDALPNDETASELTVSDSSDQAKRLDTTPANSESHTDGKERAESITLDYSKAVEARTDTGIMNSSLSSLQASAAEPESVRPLEEPKQPHDVVRKNPLGWYVQVGAFALHDNAHKIAAKLRSEGFDVFLVPRDNLMQVRVGTFESKEQARAVGDKIKAKFDVPAVLVTVP, encoded by the coding sequence ATGTATAGGATTATCTTTGTGCTCTTAATTGCCTCCCTGAGTGTGGGACAGACGGTAAGGAAGTCACCGGTCGATCTGCTGAGGGAAGGCCGCTTCCTTGAAGCACAGCGAATACTGGAGGAATCCGAGGCACCGGAGCGATATCACCTGCTGCTTGACGCCCTTCGTGAACCCAACGCAATCGAAGCGTGTTTTCTCTATCGCGAAATCTCTGCTCGTTTTCCGGGCACAGACTGTGACGAATTCGCTCAGGAACGCCTGCTTCAGGCTGCTTCGATGGGGATTGACATATCATCACTTGTACTGGAGTCGACTCCGGTAGCCGAGCCTGGTCAGTGGACGTCGGATGAGCAAAGCACGTATGAAATGGAAAGACCGTTGATTGCTTCGGTGACTCGTGACGCATTGCCGAATGATGAGACTGCCTCTGAGTTGACCGTCAGCGATAGTTCGGACCAAGCAAAGCGGTTGGACACGACGCCGGCGAATTCAGAGTCGCACACAGACGGCAAGGAAAGAGCCGAGAGTATCACACTGGACTACAGCAAGGCAGTGGAAGCAAGGACGGACACCGGTATCATGAATTCAAGTTTGAGCTCTTTGCAGGCCAGTGCCGCCGAACCTGAGAGCGTAAGGCCGCTTGAAGAGCCGAAACAGCCGCATGACGTTGTTCGAAAAAATCCTCTGGGCTGGTACGTTCAAGTTGGAGCTTTTGCTTTGCATGACAACGCTCACAAGATTGCGGCCAAGTTGCGATCTGAAGGATTTGACGTATTCCTTGTCCCGCGAGACAATTTGATGCAGGTCCGAGTCGGCACGTTTGAATCCAAAGAGCAGGCGCGCGCTGTTGGTGACAAAATTAAGGCGAAATTCGACGTGCCGGCGGTTCTGGTTACAGTACCTTAA
- a CDS encoding LapA family protein, translating into MWIIRWLLFLIVIFFLVGFLSQNSEPKVQIQIITWQSPQLPLSFMLFLAALVGYIVSLLVAVINQLRLRSEISAQKRRNQALQSELERLRNFMIEEEGTESGVPHP; encoded by the coding sequence ATGTGGATTATACGCTGGCTGCTATTTCTAATTGTGATATTCTTTCTGGTCGGATTCCTTTCGCAGAATTCTGAACCAAAAGTGCAAATTCAGATAATTACTTGGCAATCACCGCAGCTGCCTCTCTCTTTTATGTTGTTTCTCGCCGCGCTTGTGGGATACATTGTGAGCCTGCTGGTTGCTGTTATCAATCAATTGCGGTTAAGAAGTGAAATTTCGGCACAAAAGCGGCGGAATCAAGCCCTTCAAAGTGAGTTGGAAAGACTACGGAATTTCATGATTGAAGAGGAAGGAACTGAAAGCGGAGTGCCCCATCCATGA
- the sfsA gene encoding DNA/RNA nuclease SfsA, whose protein sequence is MKLPQPLQRGRLLRRYKRFLADILMDDGREITAVTPNTGSMKGLCVTNAPVMVSYSNSPSRKIPYTWELVEIQGKWVGINTHLPNALVAECLDKRSIPELAEFETYRREVRLQSGSRIDFGLGNDEALLEVKNVTLVENSVALFPDSITERGTKHLHELMGAVSRGVKAYMVYVVQHHLAESFSPADGIDPVYGKALRAAENRGVKLLALKAKVSEFEISLTEQIPIHL, encoded by the coding sequence GTGAAACTGCCACAGCCTCTGCAACGCGGAAGATTGCTGCGCAGGTATAAGCGGTTTCTCGCAGACATTTTGATGGACGACGGGCGGGAGATCACGGCCGTGACTCCCAATACCGGCAGCATGAAAGGGTTATGTGTAACAAATGCGCCTGTCATGGTGAGTTATTCCAACTCCCCGTCGCGCAAGATTCCTTACACCTGGGAATTAGTTGAAATTCAGGGGAAATGGGTCGGAATAAACACACATCTTCCCAATGCTCTTGTTGCAGAGTGCCTGGATAAGCGGAGCATACCCGAACTGGCAGAATTCGAAACCTATCGCCGTGAAGTTCGATTGCAAAGCGGATCCCGTATTGATTTCGGTCTTGGGAATGACGAAGCACTGCTGGAAGTCAAGAATGTAACCCTTGTAGAAAACAGTGTTGCATTATTCCCTGACAGCATCACTGAAAGGGGCACAAAACATCTTCATGAACTCATGGGGGCCGTATCCAGGGGCGTGAAGGCGTACATGGTCTACGTGGTGCAGCATCATTTAGCCGAATCTTTTTCACCTGCCGACGGGATTGATCCGGTGTATGGCAAGGCACTTCGTGCCGCTGAGAACCGAGGGGTTAAACTACTCGCTTTGAAGGCCAAAGTCAGCGAATTCGAAATCTCTCTTACCGAACAAATACCAATCCACCTCTAA
- a CDS encoding PTS sugar transporter subunit IIB: protein MISFLWNRKKNEYPIVRIDDRLLHGQVMVGWVSALGLEWLILANDRMVLDSGMSAALKAGAPSGTKIDIVDLDEAGLGLSEGSYSKSKSMLVLESPGDALKLVHKGAHLPKLHIGGLHFREESEEFLPYVFLSNWDRMALDEMIQRGIRITCQDLPSTTPVAYRG from the coding sequence ATGATTTCTTTTCTTTGGAATAGAAAGAAGAACGAGTACCCGATTGTTCGCATTGACGACAGATTGCTGCACGGACAGGTAATGGTCGGTTGGGTAAGTGCGCTTGGATTGGAATGGCTGATACTTGCGAACGACCGCATGGTCCTCGATTCCGGAATGTCTGCCGCACTAAAGGCCGGTGCACCCTCAGGAACCAAGATTGACATTGTGGATTTGGATGAAGCAGGACTTGGACTTTCTGAAGGTAGTTACTCGAAATCAAAGTCAATGCTCGTACTTGAAAGCCCTGGCGACGCCCTTAAGCTTGTCCACAAAGGTGCGCACTTGCCCAAACTTCACATTGGCGGCTTGCACTTCCGTGAGGAGAGCGAGGAATTCCTCCCGTATGTATTTCTATCAAACTGGGATCGCATGGCGCTGGACGAAATGATTCAACGTGGAATTCGAATCACTTGTCAGGACCTCCCTTCAACAACTCCGGTCGCATATCGCGGCTAA
- the ade gene encoding adenine deaminase, with the protein MNLETKKRLLAVSRGDKPADLLLKNVTLANTISHEMEQTNVAIFEGRIAGFGEYQAVETIDLHGGLIGPALLDGHIHIESTLLTPPEFARIVVPFGTGGVFCDPHEIANVLGSGGIQYILESSEGLPMTVWVMIPSCVPATNMETSGAKMLARDMQPFLGHPRVRGIAEVMNFPGVVLGLDEVLEKIELGTGRPIDGHAPGVRGKWLNAYVAAGVETDHESTSLAEAHEKLRRGMAVFIREGSTAKNLEALLPLVKPETAHLFAFVSDDRHADELLTEGHMNATLQKAVKMGLDPLTALSMSSTNTARLFGVMDTGVVAPGRFADLVHYEDLKSFRALRVWHKGSEVARDGELLVSIQKPALHGVKDTVKLPPVSLDSIKIPSHAEVNIIDVIPDQIVTGGSTARLPESNGNLTCSPGQDIAKLIVIERHGKSGSIGRGFVRGFGISSGAIASTVAHDSHNLICCGMSDDDMLVATRTLGEVGGGWIVVQKGKVLACLPLPIAGLMSDKSASEIAPELDELHNAAKSLGCKLNSPFMTLSFLALPVIPSLKLTDQGLVDVNKFSIIPLGVSHEGEAANLF; encoded by the coding sequence ATGAATCTGGAAACCAAAAAGCGATTGCTCGCGGTATCTCGCGGTGACAAGCCGGCGGACCTGCTCTTGAAAAATGTGACGCTGGCCAACACGATTTCGCATGAAATGGAGCAAACCAATGTCGCGATTTTTGAGGGAAGAATAGCCGGCTTCGGTGAGTATCAAGCTGTGGAGACAATTGACTTGCACGGCGGTTTGATCGGGCCTGCACTGCTTGACGGTCATATTCACATTGAGTCGACTCTGCTGACTCCGCCGGAGTTTGCCAGAATAGTGGTTCCGTTTGGTACGGGTGGCGTGTTTTGCGATCCCCATGAAATAGCAAATGTTCTTGGTTCCGGCGGCATTCAGTATATACTGGAGAGCTCGGAAGGACTTCCGATGACTGTCTGGGTGATGATTCCTTCATGTGTTCCCGCAACTAATATGGAAACGTCTGGAGCCAAAATGCTTGCGCGGGACATGCAGCCGTTTCTTGGTCATCCACGTGTGCGAGGAATTGCGGAAGTAATGAACTTCCCCGGTGTGGTCCTGGGTCTCGACGAGGTACTGGAGAAGATCGAATTGGGCACCGGACGTCCTATTGATGGTCATGCCCCGGGAGTTCGCGGCAAGTGGCTGAACGCATATGTTGCTGCGGGTGTTGAAACGGACCATGAAAGCACAAGCCTTGCTGAAGCGCACGAAAAATTGCGTCGAGGCATGGCTGTGTTCATTCGAGAGGGTTCAACGGCAAAGAACCTTGAAGCATTGCTTCCGCTGGTAAAACCTGAGACTGCTCACTTATTTGCATTTGTGTCGGATGACAGACACGCCGATGAACTTCTGACCGAAGGCCACATGAATGCAACGCTGCAAAAGGCCGTGAAGATGGGACTTGACCCGTTGACCGCACTGTCTATGTCGAGCACCAATACGGCACGACTGTTCGGAGTCATGGACACTGGTGTGGTTGCGCCGGGACGTTTTGCCGACCTCGTCCATTATGAAGACTTGAAAAGTTTTCGAGCCTTGCGAGTTTGGCATAAAGGATCTGAAGTTGCGCGTGACGGTGAATTGCTCGTGAGCATTCAGAAGCCTGCCTTACATGGTGTTAAGGACACGGTGAAACTGCCTCCCGTCTCTTTGGACTCAATCAAGATTCCAAGTCATGCGGAAGTTAACATCATTGATGTCATCCCGGACCAGATAGTGACTGGCGGCTCAACTGCTCGGCTGCCTGAAAGCAACGGTAACTTAACGTGCTCACCCGGGCAAGATATCGCAAAGTTGATAGTAATAGAGAGGCATGGAAAGTCAGGTTCGATAGGCAGAGGCTTTGTTCGCGGATTTGGAATTTCTTCCGGCGCGATTGCTTCTACGGTTGCACACGACTCGCACAACCTGATTTGCTGCGGAATGTCGGACGACGATATGCTCGTCGCGACGAGGACCTTAGGAGAAGTTGGTGGAGGCTGGATCGTTGTGCAGAAAGGAAAAGTCCTGGCCTGCCTGCCACTCCCTATTGCCGGTCTAATGTCTGACAAGTCGGCTTCGGAGATCGCTCCAGAGCTTGATGAATTGCATAACGCTGCGAAAAGCCTTGGCTGCAAGCTTAACTCACCATTTATGACATTATCATTCTTAGCACTACCAGTTATTCCCAGCTTGAAACTAACAGATCAAGGGCTGGTTGACGTAAACAAATTCTCTATCATTCCATTGGGGGTATCTCATGAAGGCGAGGCCGCAAACCTCTTTTGA